From the genome of Acidobacteriota bacterium:
CGTCACAGCTTCAACACCTGGTTCAGCCCGACCGTCTTCGTGGAGGACACCGGCGACCGCGTCACTGTCCGCGTGCCCAGCGAACTCTGCCGGAACTGGCTCACCAAGCACTACACCGCCGTAATCACGGAAGCCACCGCGGAGGTGCAGCGCAGCGGCGTCAAGATCGCCTTCGTCATCGACGTGGACGCGGGCACCGTCGAGCCGCAGTCGCCATCCGCCTCCCGCGCCTCAGCCCCCGGCGCGGCGGCACGCGGCTTGAACCCCCGCTACACCTTCGACTCGTTCGTCGTCGGCTCGTCGAATCAGTTCGCCCACGCCGCCTCTCTCGCCGTGGGCGAGGCGCCTTCCCGTTCGTACAACCCGCTCTACCTGTACGGCGGCGTCGGTCTGGGCAAGACGCACCTGATGCATGCGATCGGCCACTACCTGCTCGGTCAGATGCCCGACCTCAGCCTCACCTACATCTCGTCCGAGCGCTTCATGAACGAGATGATCAACGCGGTCCGCTACGACCGCATCCTCGATTTCCGGGAGCGCTACCGGAAGCTCGACGTCCTGATGGTCGACGACGTGCAGTTCCTGTCCGGCAAGGAGGGAACCCAGACCGAGTTCTTCCACACGTTCAACTCGCTGTACGACGCGCAGAAGCAGATCGTCATCAGCAGCGACTGCCCGCCGCACGAGATCCAGCAGCTCGAGGAACGCCTGAGATCGCGATTCGAATGGGGCCTGATCGCCGACATCCAGTCGCCGGATCTGGAAACCAAGATCGCGATCCTCAAGAAGAAGGCCGAGGCC
Proteins encoded in this window:
- the dnaA gene encoding chromosomal replication initiator protein DnaA translates to MPNNVWSELLARIETKVNRHSFNTWFSPTVFVEDTGDRVTVRVPSELCRNWLTKHYTAVITEATAEVQRSGVKIAFVIDVDAGTVEPQSPSASRASAPGAAARGLNPRYTFDSFVVGSSNQFAHAASLAVGEAPSRSYNPLYLYGGVGLGKTHLMHAIGHYLLGQMPDLSLTYISSERFMNEMINAVRYDRILDFRERYRKLDVLMVDDVQFLSGKEGTQTEFFHTFNSLYDAQKQIVISSDCPPHEIQQLEERLRSRFEWGLIADIQSPDLETKIAILKKKAEAETVPLPDDVALYIASGIKSNVRELEGSLIRLIAYASLTGNAISLALAQDVLRNILHRDEQPVTIDMVQKFIANYYRLKLADLKGRNSSKAVARPRQIAMFLCRTLTDASLPQIGKSFGRDHSTVVHSIRKVEGQCKADREFHNLVNSFIETFR